In Candidatus Manganitrophus morganii, the genomic window CAGATGGGTGGATCAATCGTCGGGACCCTCGGTGATCTCTGGAAATTCATCAAGGCGGCCGACCGGGTGATCTGCATTCCCACCTACCGATAACGGAGATAAAAATGGCAAACAAGGTGCTGGTTATTTTCGAAAAACCGATCTACCTGAGTTTTGAACCGGTCGATCCGCATGTCTTCGCCACCGCCCTCGGCGTTTCCGACACCCCGGTGGAGGTCAACGTTCTTTTGCGCGATTCGGCCGTGACCTACGGCGTCAAGAATCAGCAGGTCAACGTCAAGATCGCCGGCCAGGACATCATGCTCCATGAAACCTCTCCTGAAAAGGTGATGACCTTCATGATTGAACATGGGGCCAAGGTCCGCGCGGTGGCGGAAGACATGAAAATCCGTGGCATCAATAAAGAAGACATGGTTCAGGGGGTCGAGATCATCAGCGAGGATGATTCGATCCGTTTATTGGAAGAGCACGACAGTGTCATGGTCTGGTAACCGACCGGACTTCACGGAGTAATTTTCTGAGTCTGAACGTCACAAAAGTTTTAAATGTTACCGAGTATTTCAACCCGATCGACTGCCGAAGTCTCGGCGTCATCCGGACGACCCTGGCGCCGATGGAAAAAGGAGAGATCCTGGAAGTCCACGGAAACCGGTTTCAACAACGGGAAATCACCGCCTGGACGAATAAATTCAAACATCCGATCGTGAAGATCGAGGATGTCGACGGGCTTGTGAAGATATTCATCGAGAAGGGCGGGCTGAAGTGAAGAAGATGGCGATCATCGTCACCCGGGGGACGCACAATAACTTTGTGACCGTTTTTACAATGGTGATGGCCGCCGCCGTCTGCGAGATGTCTGTTCGTATCTTCTTCCGGGACGAGGCGGTCTATAAACTCTCCCGTAAAAAAATCTCCGAGCTGAACCTTTCGGAGGTCTACCGCGGGGTCGAAAATGAGTTAAAGAAAAACTATGAAGCAACCGGAATGGTCGACCTTCAGAAAGTGATTCAGGATGTCAAATCACAGGGCGATGTGAAGCTTTATAGCTGCACCTCTTCCATGGCGCTCGTCGGCCTGACGCAAGAAGAGCTGATTCCGGAAATCGACGAGCCGCGCGGCTTGACCTCCTTCCTCTTGGAAGAGATGGATGATGCCGATATGATCCTTAGCTTCTAGTCGCCGTTCCCCTCTTCCCCTACATTCGGATCGAGCGCTTGATCCCCCTCTTTTGGATCTTCTTCCCCGGCACTTTTCTGTTGAAATTCTTCCTTCACCCTTCCCCGCAAAAGATAAAACATCGAGACAAGATGCCCCATCAGCAGAAGGCCGAAAAACCATTTGAAGGCGACGGCCGAAGAGGGGGGATAGGTGACTGCGATCCTGAAGGGAAACGAAAAAACGAAGGTCGGCTGTTTTTTAACCATCAAGGGAAGAACAACCAAGACGAGCAGCGGCGAGAGGATCATCGCCAGCTTCCGGCCCCACGCCCGTCTCAACGCCACCCCTCCTGCGATAACGAATGAAGGAACGGCATAGATGAGGCCGGTTGCAATCAAGAGCGGATGGTCGAATTGAAAATAGGGAACAAAACAGATCAGCGCCGTGGCGAGATAGAAAAGCGCAACAAGATCGATTCCCCTCCGGACCATTCTAAAACCTGAAATGACGGGAGGCGGGTAACGTTAATTTACCCCTTACGCCTCACCTTTCACGCCTCATGGATTCTTTGCTTCCGACTTGGCGCAGCGGAATCCGGCGGAGATCGCCTTGGTCGCCGGGGACAGGGAAATTCGGTTGAAAGTTTGGAAGGAGAGGCCGCAGTTATAATAGCTGCAGTCGAAGAAGGAGCCTCCCCGGAGAACCCTCAACTTCTCACCGTAGTTCGGATGCGGCACCTTGTTTCCCGGATAAGGAAGGAACCAGTCGGCGGTCCACTGAAAGACGTTTCCGGACATGTCATAAAGTCCATAAGGACTCCTCCCCTCGGGAAAGGCGTTTACCGGCGTCGTATCCTTAATCCCCTCCGGGGGAACATTCGCCCGCTTGGCCTCGAATCGCGCTCCCCAAGGAAACATTCTTCCATCGGTGCCCCGCGCCGCCTTCTCCCATTCGGCCTCCGTCGGAAGACGCTTTCCTTCCCATTTGCAATAAGCATCGGCATCGAACCAGCTGACGAAGGTCACCGGATGGTCCCCCCTTCCCGCCGGATACTGATCCCGATTCCAGTGGGAAGGGGGAAATCGTCGGGTCGCATCGACAAACCGCTTATAGTGCGCGTTGGTCACATCATAAAGATCGATATGGTAATCATCCAGGTAAACTTT contains:
- a CDS encoding DsrE family protein: MANKVLVIFEKPIYLSFEPVDPHVFATALGVSDTPVEVNVLLRDSAVTYGVKNQQVNVKIAGQDIMLHETSPEKVMTFMIEHGAKVRAVAEDMKIRGINKEDMVQGVEIISEDDSIRLLEEHDSVMVW
- a CDS encoding formylglycine-generating enzyme family protein, yielding MKRKWLGFLFLLFLISGAGLLFFGSTSGQTIEPNLADPAARKECRLCHKGPARHQIDDSRDPWCVNCHRLHNLGDILGLEAYFQRAVRAIEPKKGEEIIEQKMVLIPAGEFIMGEDFFKKNASPRHKVYLDDYHIDLYDVTNAHYKRFVDATRRFPPSHWNRDQYPAGRGDHPVTFVSWFDADAYCKWEGKRLPTEAEWEKAARGTDGRMFPWGARFEAKRANVPPEGIKDTTPVNAFPEGRSPYGLYDMSGNVFQWTADWFLPYPGNKVPHPNYGEKLRVLRGGSFFDCSYYNCGLSFQTFNRISLSPATKAISAGFRCAKSEAKNP
- a CDS encoding DsrE family protein, producing the protein MAIIVTRGTHNNFVTVFTMVMAAAVCEMSVRIFFRDEAVYKLSRKKISELNLSEVYRGVENELKKNYEATGMVDLQKVIQDVKSQGDVKLYSCTSSMALVGLTQEELIPEIDEPRGLTSFLLEEMDDADMILSF